From the Actinomycetota bacterium genome, one window contains:
- a CDS encoding aminodeoxychorismate/anthranilate synthase component II produces MSTKVIIVDNYDSFTYNLVQFLGELGAEIEVFRNDRISVGEIAALKPTHVVISPGPCTPNEAGISMEVVRELGGKVPLLGVCLGHQSIGQVFGGTIERGEAPVHGKTSSVSHDGRAIFEGVDNPFTATRYHSLIVARPLPDVLELTAWTEDDVVMGVRHKQLPALEGVQFHPESILTAPGKQILGNFLKMKV; encoded by the coding sequence ATGTCAACAAAAGTCATCATAGTCGACAACTACGATTCCTTCACCTACAACCTTGTGCAGTTCCTGGGCGAGCTGGGAGCGGAGATCGAAGTCTTCCGCAATGACCGCATCAGCGTGGGGGAGATCGCGGCTTTGAAGCCGACGCACGTAGTCATCTCGCCGGGGCCGTGCACGCCCAACGAGGCTGGCATCTCCATGGAGGTCGTGCGCGAGCTGGGCGGCAAGGTGCCGCTGCTGGGAGTGTGCCTCGGCCACCAGTCGATCGGCCAGGTCTTCGGCGGCACGATCGAGCGCGGCGAGGCGCCGGTGCACGGCAAGACCTCATCGGTGAGCCATGACGGGCGCGCCATCTTCGAGGGCGTCGATAACCCCTTCACCGCCACCAGATATCATTCCCTGATCGTGGCCAGGCCGCTGCCGGACGTGCTCGAGTTGACAGCCTGGACGGAAGATGATGTAGTCATGGGCGTGCGCCACAAGCAGTTGCCGGCGCTCGAGGGCGTGCAGTTCCACCCGGAGAGCATCCTCACGGCGCCGGGCAAGCAGATACTGGGGAACTTCCTCAAGATGAAAGTCTAA
- the ybeY gene encoding rRNA maturation RNase YbeY: MSVPEVLAEDRSGYGIDTERAAGFSAAILVRLGYSGGELGVTYVTAEEMEELNIQYMGRKGATDVLSFPLDAGAMELEAGYDAELQAEEEVLLSGVLAPAGTGSGEVPMLLGDVVICPEIADLQAEDHGHTLAQELCLLLIHGILHITGFNHEADSGEMEKMQHRLFHEMCREKE; encoded by the coding sequence ATGAGCGTGCCTGAGGTTCTGGCCGAGGATCGCTCGGGTTATGGAATCGACACTGAAAGGGCCGCAGGGTTTTCAGCGGCCATCCTGGTTCGGCTGGGGTACTCCGGCGGAGAGCTCGGCGTCACCTATGTGACCGCCGAGGAGATGGAAGAGCTCAACATCCAGTACATGGGCCGCAAGGGCGCCACCGACGTGCTCTCCTTCCCGCTGGACGCCGGAGCCATGGAGCTGGAGGCCGGCTACGATGCCGAGCTCCAGGCCGAGGAAGAGGTCCTGCTCTCGGGGGTGCTCGCCCCGGCGGGAACCGGTTCCGGAGAGGTGCCGATGCTGCTGGGCGACGTCGTCATCTGTCCCGAGATCGCCGATCTCCAGGCTGAAGACCATGGCCATACCCTGGCGCAGGAACTCTGCCTGCTGCTGATCCACGGCATTCTCCACATCACCGGTTTCAACCACGAGGCCGATTCCGGCGAGATGGAGAAGATGCAGCACCGGCTGTTCCATGAAATGTGCCGGGAAAAGGAATAG
- the trpC gene encoding indole-3-glycerol phosphate synthase TrpC, protein MAEFLKKIMASTREDLQVRKHSRPLEEVRDAAAESPSVDRSLISAITRPGVSLIAEIKRASPSKGDIRPGLDVAAITAAYEQAGAAAISVLTEERHFKGSLDDLRTARHACGLPLLRKDFIIDAYQIWEARAAGADAILLIVAALTPAELQDLLVEAGSAGVDALVEVHNLEELKIALSAPVTGDRAALGINNRDLKSFDVDLETTVNLIKSVPEGIPVVSESGIASSEDVARLAAAGVDAVLVGETLMRSEDPRSMLRQLLSF, encoded by the coding sequence TTGGCGGAATTCCTGAAAAAGATCATGGCAAGCACCCGCGAGGACCTGCAGGTCCGCAAGCACAGCCGGCCTCTGGAAGAGGTCAGGGACGCCGCCGCTGAATCGCCTTCAGTTGATAGATCGCTGATAAGTGCTATAACGCGGCCGGGCGTGTCGCTGATCGCCGAGATCAAGCGGGCTTCTCCCTCCAAGGGAGACATCAGGCCCGGCCTCGACGTCGCCGCCATCACCGCCGCCTACGAACAGGCAGGCGCCGCGGCGATATCGGTGCTCACTGAGGAGCGGCATTTCAAGGGCAGCCTGGACGATCTGCGCACAGCCCGCCATGCCTGCGGCCTGCCCCTCCTCAGAAAAGATTTCATCATAGACGCCTATCAGATATGGGAAGCCAGAGCCGCCGGAGCCGACGCCATCCTGCTGATCGTGGCCGCGCTGACGCCCGCGGAGCTTCAGGATCTGCTGGTGGAGGCAGGCAGCGCCGGAGTCGACGCCCTGGTGGAAGTCCACAATCTCGAAGAGCTGAAAATCGCGCTGTCCGCTCCCGTCACCGGCGACCGCGCCGCCCTGGGCATCAACAACCGCGATCTGAAAAGCTTCGATGTCGATTTGGAAACGACCGTGAATCTGATAAAGTCTGTCCCCGAGGGGATCCCCGTGGTCAGTGAAAGCGGCATCGCCAGCAGTGAAGATGTCGCCAGGCTTGCCGCAGCGGGCGTCGACGCGGTCCTGGTCGGCGAGACCCTGATGCGAAGTGAAGATCCCAGGTCGATGCTCCGCCAACTCCTGTCCTTCTAA
- the hisIE gene encoding bifunctional phosphoribosyl-AMP cyclohydrolase/phosphoribosyl-ATP diphosphatase HisIE, with protein MVEQTSIPELTFDAQGLIPAIVQDWETGEVLMMAFMNEESLKRTLDSGRTWFWSRSRQKLWNKGETSGHFQFVKSVRYDCDLDCLLIMARQHGPACHTSEHTCFHRSIDGAPLKPAVFESLSRLFDLIGERKRLMPPGSYTTSLFEKGTDTILKKVGEESSELIVAAKGGDRDEVVYEAADLMYHVGVLLAKADVPLTDVYEELLKRWK; from the coding sequence GTGGTGGAGCAAACTTCCATACCCGAGCTTACCTTCGACGCCCAAGGGCTCATCCCCGCGATCGTTCAGGACTGGGAAACCGGAGAGGTCCTGATGATGGCATTCATGAACGAGGAGTCCCTCAAGCGGACGCTCGATTCCGGACGCACCTGGTTCTGGAGCCGTTCCCGGCAGAAGCTGTGGAACAAGGGCGAGACCAGCGGCCACTTCCAGTTCGTCAAGTCGGTGCGCTACGACTGTGACCTCGACTGCCTCCTGATCATGGCCAGGCAGCATGGGCCGGCCTGCCACACCAGCGAGCATACCTGCTTCCACCGGTCGATCGACGGCGCGCCGTTGAAGCCGGCCGTTTTCGAATCGCTCTCACGCCTTTTTGACCTCATCGGCGAGCGCAAGCGGCTGATGCCGCCCGGCTCGTATACGACCAGCCTCTTTGAAAAGGGAACCGACACCATCCTCAAGAAGGTGGGGGAGGAATCCTCGGAGCTGATCGTCGCCGCCAAGGGCGGCGACCGCGACGAGGTCGTCTATGAGGCCGCCGATCTGATGTACCACGTAGGAGTGTTGCTGGCGAAAGCGGATGTGCCGCTCACAGACGTCTACGAGGAGCTGCTCAAGCGATGGAAATGA
- the deoC gene encoding deoxyribose-phosphate aldolase: MALRIEELAKTIDHTLLQPDATRADVERLCEEARQHHFAAVNIYPYYVPLAATLLKSHDVKVCTVISFPFGGDTTRTKVRAAENAVGIGADEVEFVINIGAMLSGNFRLVRDEIAAVVRAVRMKSVNVGKGLVLVKVILETTYFDKKLKKLACKMIEDGGADFVKTSTGYGPEGATVADVELLRDELSENIGVKAAGGIRTAEDAETMINAGAARLGTSHAVEIMNEFAEHRE; encoded by the coding sequence ATGGCATTAAGAATCGAAGAGCTGGCCAAGACCATAGACCACACGCTTCTGCAACCCGACGCCACGCGCGCCGATGTCGAACGCCTCTGTGAGGAAGCGCGCCAGCATCATTTCGCTGCCGTCAACATCTATCCTTATTACGTGCCGCTGGCGGCGACGCTCTTAAAGAGCCATGACGTCAAGGTATGCACAGTGATCTCATTCCCCTTCGGCGGCGACACCACGCGCACCAAGGTGCGCGCGGCCGAGAACGCCGTCGGCATCGGCGCCGACGAGGTCGAGTTCGTCATCAACATCGGCGCCATGCTCTCGGGCAACTTCCGACTGGTGCGCGACGAGATCGCCGCCGTCGTGCGCGCCGTGCGCATGAAGAGCGTCAACGTCGGCAAGGGCCTGGTGCTGGTCAAGGTCATCCTGGAGACCACGTATTTCGACAAGAAGCTCAAGAAGCTGGCCTGCAAGATGATCGAGGACGGCGGCGCCGACTTCGTCAAGACCTCAACCGGATACGGCCCTGAAGGCGCTACCGTCGCCGACGTCGAGCTGCTGCGCGACGAGCTTTCGGAGAACATCGGCGTCAAGGCCGCCGGCGGCATCCGCACCGCCGAGGACGCCGAGACCATGATCAACGCCGGGGCTGCCCGCCTGGGAACCAGCCATGCGGTCGAGATCATGAACGAGTTCGCCGAGCACCGGGAATAG
- the trpD gene encoding anthranilate phosphoribosyltransferase: protein MPNDILTYAIDRLADGVDLTGHEAESVLEQIMSGKASEVQTAAFLTALRAKGETVEEIVGLARTMRRFSVRVEAGGVNLVDTCGTGGDKSGTFNISTTAAFVVAGAEAQVAKHGNRSATSQCGSADVLEALGVNLSQPPEAVAGCIEKVGIGFMFAPLHHEAMKHVVPVRKALGIRTIFNFLGPLTNPAGAGFQLIGVSDRSYVEVLAWSLKELGCRHGLIVHGSDGLDEITITGPTDIAEIREGADEVDLYTITPEDFGLERAGSRDMLAGGTAARNAGILRSILDGEQGVRRDVVLLNSGAALYAVGAADSIAAGVSQAAASIDSGAAKGKLEAFIEATAATA, encoded by the coding sequence ATGCCTAACGACATCCTGACCTACGCCATCGACCGCCTCGCCGATGGCGTCGACCTCACCGGGCACGAGGCCGAGTCGGTGCTCGAGCAGATCATGTCCGGCAAGGCCAGCGAGGTGCAGACGGCGGCCTTCCTGACGGCGCTGCGCGCCAAGGGCGAGACCGTCGAGGAGATCGTCGGCCTGGCGCGGACCATGCGCCGCTTCTCGGTGCGGGTCGAGGCCGGGGGCGTCAACCTGGTCGACACCTGCGGCACCGGCGGCGACAAGTCCGGGACCTTCAATATCTCCACGACCGCCGCCTTCGTGGTGGCGGGCGCCGAGGCGCAGGTGGCCAAGCACGGCAACCGCAGCGCCACCAGCCAGTGCGGCAGCGCCGACGTGCTCGAGGCGCTGGGCGTCAATCTCAGCCAGCCGCCCGAGGCGGTCGCCGGCTGCATCGAGAAGGTCGGCATCGGCTTCATGTTCGCGCCGCTTCATCACGAGGCCATGAAGCACGTGGTGCCGGTCCGAAAGGCTCTGGGCATCCGCACCATCTTCAATTTCCTGGGACCGCTGACCAATCCCGCCGGCGCCGGTTTCCAGCTGATCGGAGTCTCCGACCGCTCATACGTGGAAGTGCTCGCCTGGTCGCTCAAGGAGCTGGGCTGCCGCCACGGCCTGATCGTGCACGGTTCCGACGGGCTCGACGAGATCACCATCACCGGACCGACCGACATCGCCGAGATCCGTGAGGGAGCCGACGAGGTCGACCTCTACACCATCACGCCCGAGGATTTCGGGCTGGAGCGGGCCGGCAGCCGCGACATGCTCGCGGGCGGCACCGCCGCCAGGAACGCCGGGATACTCCGCAGCATCCTCGATGGGGAACAGGGCGTGCGTCGTGACGTCGTCCTGCTCAATTCGGGCGCGGCCCTCTACGCCGTCGGCGCCGCCGACAGCATCGCCGCCGGCGTCAGCCAGGCGGCGGCCAGCATCGACAGCGGCGCCGCCAAAGGCAAGCTCGAGGCTTTCATCGAGGCCACGGCGGCAACGGCGTGA
- a CDS encoding cytidine deaminase, whose product MSGLTPERHSLLEQARWAARNAYAPSSGFRVGAVIVSAGGRMFTGANVENASYGLSICAERVALFKAVSEGERDFTELAVVAEADGGEADAPPCGACRQALSEFSPALKVTYRSQGGYVTRPLTELLPDAFDKKDNRD is encoded by the coding sequence ATGTCCGGACTGACCCCTGAGAGGCATTCGCTTCTGGAACAGGCCCGATGGGCCGCGCGGAACGCTTACGCGCCGTCGTCGGGTTTTCGCGTGGGGGCGGTCATCGTCTCCGCCGGCGGGCGCATGTTCACCGGCGCCAACGTCGAGAACGCTTCCTACGGACTCTCCATCTGCGCCGAGCGCGTCGCGCTGTTCAAAGCCGTCAGCGAAGGCGAGCGCGACTTCACCGAGCTGGCCGTTGTCGCCGAGGCCGATGGCGGCGAGGCCGACGCTCCGCCCTGCGGCGCCTGCCGTCAGGCGCTGTCTGAGTTCTCGCCGGCGCTCAAGGTCACTTACCGGAGCCAGGGCGGCTATGTCACCAGGCCGCTCACCGAGCTCCTGCCCGACGCTTTTGATAAGAAGGATAATCGTGACTGA
- a CDS encoding HDIG domain-containing protein, with product MDTPSSLGRGIAATRRYFNSIDLKTFGIIVAVLTWLAILLIVGSAFFPGSFDLTAGDVAPDLIRAPRTLTFENTAETQRRRSQAADETPKVYVFDGTVLPRVTRNINSYFDNVARIIAGERAAAQAAAAPYDTAKVTKLIQEIPGPPPVSDATAATLASLDDPHLAQLRNGAIDSTQRILEGNVTDSSLSTDKDRLQSVIGTMSLTPQETAAAGEVAAGFLEPNNIYNADKTQQAKDKAAADVQPVMATVRSGETILTPGQVITDDNIATLKALGLTEQGRKFGTLAGLALIMAIEIIFMALYMRRFERHIRDSRSLIFIAASLLVLFTFFDRISVLTSLSPLLVPMAALGMLGTLMLGTRMSANLVILASVNLAIVAGSDPQFILVGLFGGLAAVFLVTHVSQRRDLMRAGLIAGLVVIATAAGASQIGESSLSRLGTGTAWGVGNAVLAIMMTIGLLTVYEMVFNLPTPQKLLELADPTRPLLKELMMKAPGTYNHSIIMGNIAEAAAEAIGANQLLSRVGAYYHDIGKLNRPDYFIENQFHVQNPHDRLTPGLSRLAITSHVKDGVTLATEEGLPPDIIDIIKEHHGTTVLSYFYHKAKEIAREGPVDEEAYRYAGHKPASREAAIIMLADSVEAAVRSLRNPTPRRIKTVIRDIFDQRLRDGQLSESRMTFGDLEKVRKVFEKSLQGFGAMRIAYPSEEKKEARKGRGPAAVAERPKAGREPVEKAGSEPPEKIVGGDK from the coding sequence ATGGATACACCTTCCTCACTGGGCCGCGGCATTGCCGCCACGCGGCGTTACTTCAATTCCATCGATCTGAAGACGTTCGGCATCATCGTCGCCGTCCTCACCTGGCTGGCGATATTGCTGATCGTGGGCAGCGCCTTCTTCCCCGGGAGTTTCGACCTGACGGCCGGCGATGTCGCCCCGGATCTCATCCGGGCGCCGCGGACCCTCACCTTTGAGAACACGGCGGAGACGCAACGGCGCCGCAGCCAGGCGGCCGACGAGACGCCGAAGGTCTACGTCTTTGACGGGACCGTTCTGCCAAGGGTCACCCGTAATATCAATTCATACTTTGATAATGTCGCCAGGATCATCGCCGGTGAGAGAGCAGCGGCGCAAGCGGCGGCGGCGCCTTATGACACCGCCAAAGTAACGAAGCTTATCCAGGAGATTCCCGGACCGCCGCCGGTAAGCGACGCCACGGCGGCCACCCTGGCCTCGCTCGACGATCCCCATCTGGCACAGCTGAGAAATGGTGCTATAGACAGCACCCAGCGCATACTCGAGGGCAACGTCACCGACTCGAGCCTGTCTACCGACAAGGACCGGCTGCAGTCGGTCATCGGGACGATGTCGCTGACGCCGCAGGAGACAGCCGCGGCAGGCGAGGTCGCGGCAGGATTCCTCGAGCCCAACAATATCTACAACGCCGACAAGACCCAGCAGGCCAAGGACAAGGCCGCCGCCGACGTGCAGCCGGTGATGGCGACGGTGCGCAGTGGCGAGACCATCCTCACTCCCGGCCAGGTGATCACCGACGACAACATCGCGACCCTCAAAGCGCTGGGGCTCACGGAACAGGGCCGCAAGTTCGGCACGCTGGCGGGGCTGGCGCTGATCATGGCCATCGAGATCATCTTCATGGCCCTTTACATGAGGCGATTCGAGAGGCACATCCGCGATTCACGGTCGCTGATCTTTATCGCGGCGTCGCTGCTGGTCCTGTTTACTTTCTTTGACCGCATTTCAGTCCTGACGTCTCTTTCCCCGCTGCTGGTGCCGATGGCGGCTCTCGGCATGCTGGGAACCCTGATGCTGGGAACGCGGATGTCGGCCAATCTGGTCATACTCGCCAGCGTCAATCTGGCCATCGTCGCGGGATCGGACCCGCAGTTCATTCTGGTGGGGCTCTTTGGCGGCCTGGCGGCCGTCTTCCTGGTGACGCACGTTTCGCAGCGGCGCGATCTCATGCGGGCGGGGCTGATCGCCGGGTTGGTGGTCATCGCCACCGCTGCCGGCGCCAGCCAGATCGGCGAGAGCTCGCTCTCGAGGCTGGGGACCGGCACCGCCTGGGGGGTCGGCAACGCCGTCCTTGCCATCATGATGACGATCGGGCTGCTGACCGTTTACGAGATGGTCTTCAACCTGCCGACGCCGCAGAAACTGCTGGAGCTGGCCGATCCCACCCGGCCGCTGCTCAAGGAGCTGATGATGAAGGCTCCCGGCACTTACAATCACAGCATCATCATGGGCAACATCGCCGAGGCCGCGGCCGAGGCCATCGGCGCCAACCAGCTGCTGTCGCGCGTGGGCGCCTACTATCACGACATCGGCAAGCTCAACCGTCCCGACTATTTCATCGAGAACCAGTTCCACGTGCAGAATCCGCATGACCGCCTGACTCCGGGGCTGTCACGGCTGGCGATCACCTCGCACGTCAAGGATGGCGTCACCCTGGCAACCGAAGAAGGGCTGCCACCTGACATCATTGACATCATCAAGGAACATCACGGAACGACTGTGTTGTCATATTTCTACCATAAGGCCAAAGAGATCGCCCGCGAGGGCCCCGTTGACGAGGAAGCCTACCGCTACGCCGGCCACAAGCCTGCCTCGAGGGAAGCGGCCATCATCATGCTGGCCGACTCGGTCGAAGCAGCGGTGCGTTCCCTGCGGAACCCGACGCCAAGGCGGATCAAGACGGTCATCCGCGACATCTTCGACCAGCGGCTGCGCGACGGCCAGCTGAGCGAGAGCCGTATGACCTTCGGCGACCTGGAGAAGGTCCGCAAGGTCTTCGAGAAGAGCCTTCAGGGCTTCGGCGCCATGCGTATCGCCTATCCAAGCGAGGAAAAGAAGGAAGCGAGGAAGGGGCGCGGCCCCGCGGCTGTGGCCGAGCGTCCGAAGGCCGGACGCGAACCTGTGGAAAAGGCCGGCAGCGAGCCTCCGGAGAAAATCGTCGGAGGCGACAAATGA
- a CDS encoding diacylglycerol kinase encodes MYRRSTLKSFTFAFEGIVHVLRTQRNMKIHFAVAFLVIVGSLFFDLSRTELIAILLSISFVLVMEMVNTAVEAAIDTFGTAFDPAAKIAKDVAAGAVLIAAINALAVAYLVFFDRIAQPSQDMISLVRQSPTHITVIALILVVLAAIVAKAVLHRGTPFHGGMPSGHAAVAFAGWTAITYVSASFEHGVLISALAFIMAVLVAQSRVESGIHSILEVFFGGLLGIIVTTILFQLWG; translated from the coding sequence ATGTATCGCCGCAGCACCCTGAAGAGCTTCACTTTCGCCTTTGAGGGCATCGTCCACGTGTTGCGCACGCAGCGCAACATGAAGATCCATTTCGCCGTGGCCTTCCTGGTCATCGTCGGCAGCCTGTTCTTCGACCTCTCGCGCACCGAGTTGATCGCCATCCTGCTATCGATATCGTTCGTACTGGTGATGGAGATGGTCAACACGGCGGTCGAGGCGGCCATCGATACCTTCGGCACCGCTTTCGACCCGGCCGCCAAGATCGCCAAGGACGTGGCCGCCGGCGCGGTCCTGATCGCCGCCATCAACGCTCTGGCGGTGGCCTATCTCGTCTTCTTCGACCGCATCGCCCAGCCCTCGCAGGACATGATCTCGCTGGTGCGGCAGTCGCCGACCCATATCACCGTCATCGCGCTGATCCTGGTGGTGCTGGCGGCTATCGTCGCCAAGGCGGTGCTGCACCGCGGCACCCCGTTCCACGGGGGCATGCCGTCCGGTCACGCCGCCGTCGCTTTCGCCGGCTGGACGGCGATCACATACGTTTCGGCCTCTTTCGAGCATGGCGTGCTGATCTCGGCCCTGGCCTTCATCATGGCGGTGCTGGTGGCGCAGAGCCGGGTGGAATCTGGCATCCATTCGATACTGGAAGTGTTTTTCGGCGGACTGCTTGGCATCATCGTGACCACGATCCTTTTCCAGCTTTGGGGATAA
- the era gene encoding GTPase Era, which yields MGGEKTQGVESTEGGVFRSGFVAVLGRPNVGKSTLVNALVGEKVAIVSRVPQTTRHRIAGVVNGPGYQAVLLDLPGFQKPRDLLTERMQTAVNTTLREVDLIILMLNAAEGIGGGDRFVSDASFRTGTPVIIALNKTDLTGPDVVLPLIEEAGGLGDYQEIFPVSARRGWSLDELKAAIVSRLPEGPRYFPEGEVSDQPERELAAELIREQALRLTREEVPHAVAVDIVDMQQREEKDIVDLEAIIIVERESQKGIVIGKQGKMIKEIGSRSRAEIETLLGSKVFMNLTVRVKKKWRQNERVLGDLGL from the coding sequence ATGGGCGGAGAAAAGACGCAAGGCGTAGAAAGCACGGAAGGCGGCGTTTTCCGCTCCGGCTTTGTCGCCGTGCTGGGACGCCCCAACGTCGGCAAGTCGACGCTGGTCAACGCCCTGGTCGGCGAGAAGGTGGCCATTGTCTCGCGGGTGCCGCAGACGACGCGCCACCGCATCGCCGGCGTCGTCAACGGACCGGGCTACCAGGCGGTGCTGCTCGATCTGCCAGGATTCCAGAAGCCGCGCGACCTGCTCACCGAACGCATGCAGACTGCCGTGAACACCACCTTGAGGGAAGTGGACCTGATCATCCTCATGCTCAATGCCGCCGAAGGCATCGGCGGCGGCGACCGCTTCGTCAGCGACGCGTCTTTCCGCACCGGTACGCCGGTGATCATCGCGCTCAACAAGACCGACCTCACCGGCCCGGATGTGGTGCTGCCGCTGATCGAGGAGGCGGGCGGGCTCGGCGACTACCAGGAGATATTTCCCGTCAGCGCCCGCAGGGGCTGGAGCCTCGACGAGCTCAAGGCCGCCATCGTCTCCCGGCTGCCGGAAGGGCCCAGATATTTTCCCGAAGGGGAGGTCTCGGACCAGCCGGAAAGGGAACTGGCGGCGGAGCTCATCCGCGAACAGGCGCTGAGGCTGACCCGTGAGGAGGTCCCGCACGCGGTCGCGGTCGACATCGTCGACATGCAGCAGCGGGAAGAGAAGGATATCGTCGACCTCGAAGCCATCATCATCGTCGAGCGCGAGTCCCAGAAGGGAATAGTGATCGGGAAACAGGGGAAGATGATCAAGGAGATCGGCAGCCGCTCGCGAGCCGAGATCGAGACGCTGCTGGGATCGAAGGTCTTTATGAACCTGACCGTGAGGGTAAAGAAAAAGTGGCGGCAGAACGAAAGGGTCCTGGGAGACCTGGGGCTCTGA
- a CDS encoding GNAT family N-acetyltransferase, with the protein MTESGDAVLEVVRLRRLDPSLLDSLVAYGRSALGESALDEWMLPVITEHGRLYVGMLDGEIVGAAEIIRCFDEGGLYLEGFYIRPEYQSQGHGLELLGGVIRILASEGFDRMLATVAPGNKSVRGFYRRAGFIETGREQNHYGPGRDRIMLAAGLRNNINE; encoded by the coding sequence GTGACTGAGTCCGGGGACGCTGTCCTGGAGGTCGTCAGGCTCAGGCGGCTCGACCCTTCCCTGCTCGATTCGCTCGTTGCATATGGCCGCTCGGCCCTGGGGGAGTCGGCGCTGGATGAGTGGATGCTTCCCGTCATCACGGAGCACGGCAGACTCTATGTTGGTATGCTTGATGGGGAGATCGTCGGCGCCGCGGAGATCATCCGCTGCTTTGATGAGGGCGGTCTCTACCTCGAAGGCTTCTATATCCGTCCGGAATACCAGTCGCAGGGGCATGGCCTTGAACTGCTTGGGGGTGTCATCAGGATTCTCGCAAGCGAGGGTTTTGACCGCATGCTGGCGACCGTCGCGCCCGGAAACAAAAGCGTGCGCGGTTTCTACCGGAGGGCCGGTTTCATCGAGACCGGACGGGAGCAGAATCATTACGGGCCCGGGCGTGACCGCATCATGCTCGCGGCCGGGCTGAGGAATAATATAAATGAGTGA
- the trpE gene encoding anthranilate synthase component I, which produces MTGTKSGPAGLEIRPSLEEVRRLGKQYNLIPVYHSFISDLETPVSAFLKLGAMKNSFLLESAEQGERIGRYSFLGFDPRAVVSFKDGELTIREGEDETITATDDPFDAISDYMSRYQAPEFEDLPPFIGGAVGLFGYDLVRWVEELPPPKEDALGLPDMAFLVTDSTVIFDHLKHTTLLLANVLVEEGKDIAESYEEACARVRKLKQLLDEPLSKPVRHERQALGELSSNFSKDDFETAVDRVKEYIFAGDSFQTVPSQRFQVGVDVSAFGIYRGLRTVNPSPYMYYIAFDDFSLVGSSPEPLIKVNRGWVETRPIAGTRPRGATPEEDKKLAEDLLADDKEHAEHIMLVDLGRNDLGRVCVPGTVEVVDLMRIEYYSHVMHIVSVVVGKLKEGMKATDALKAAFPAGTVSGAPKIRSMEIINELEPTRRGPYAGAIGYLSFHCGDLDTCICIRTIVVKDGVAYVQAGGGVVADSVPEREYEETRNKARALFTAIELAQGQGEWE; this is translated from the coding sequence ATGACCGGGACGAAGTCCGGGCCGGCGGGCCTCGAGATTCGTCCATCGCTCGAAGAAGTGCGCCGCCTCGGCAAGCAGTACAATCTCATCCCCGTATATCACAGCTTCATCTCCGACCTGGAGACGCCGGTCTCGGCATTCCTGAAGCTGGGGGCGATGAAGAATTCCTTCCTGCTGGAGAGCGCCGAGCAGGGCGAGCGCATCGGGCGGTACTCTTTCCTCGGCTTCGATCCCCGCGCCGTGGTCAGCTTCAAGGACGGCGAGCTGACCATCCGCGAGGGCGAGGACGAGACCATCACCGCCACCGACGACCCCTTCGACGCCATCAGCGATTACATGTCACGCTATCAGGCGCCTGAGTTCGAGGACCTGCCGCCGTTCATCGGCGGCGCCGTCGGCCTCTTCGGCTACGACCTAGTCCGCTGGGTGGAAGAGCTGCCGCCGCCGAAGGAAGACGCGCTGGGGCTGCCCGACATGGCCTTCCTGGTGACCGATTCCACCGTCATCTTCGATCACCTCAAGCATACGACCCTGCTGCTGGCCAACGTGCTGGTGGAAGAGGGCAAGGACATCGCCGAGTCTTATGAGGAGGCCTGCGCCCGGGTCCGCAAGCTCAAGCAGCTGCTCGACGAGCCGCTGTCCAAACCGGTGCGCCATGAGCGCCAGGCCCTGGGCGAGCTCTCGTCGAATTTCAGCAAGGACGACTTCGAGACGGCGGTCGACAGGGTCAAGGAATATATCTTTGCCGGCGACTCTTTCCAGACCGTGCCCTCGCAGCGCTTCCAGGTCGGCGTCGACGTCTCGGCCTTCGGCATCTACCGTGGCCTGCGGACAGTTAACCCTTCGCCATATATGTACTACATAGCTTTCGATGATTTCAGCCTGGTGGGCTCGTCGCCCGAGCCGCTGATCAAGGTCAACCGCGGCTGGGTGGAGACGCGCCCGATCGCCGGCACCCGCCCGCGCGGCGCCACTCCCGAAGAGGACAAGAAGCTGGCCGAGGATCTGCTGGCCGACGACAAGGAACACGCCGAGCACATCATGCTCGTCGATCTCGGCCGCAACGACCTGGGCCGGGTCTGCGTGCCGGGCACGGTCGAGGTGGTCGACCTGATGCGCATCGAGTATTATTCACACGTCATGCACATCGTCTCGGTGGTGGTCGGCAAGCTCAAAGAGGGCATGAAGGCGACCGACGCGCTCAAGGCGGCCTTCCCGGCGGGAACGGTCTCCGGGGCTCCCAAGATCCGCTCCATGGAGATCATCAACGAGCTCGAGCCGACCCGGCGCGGTCCCTACGCCGGCGCCATCGGCTACCTGAGCTTCCACTGCGGCGACCTCGACACCTGTATATGCATCCGCACCATCGTGGTCAAGGACGGCGTCGCCTACGTTCAGGCCGGCGGCGGTGTCGTGGCCGACTCGGTGCCGGAGCGCGAGTATGAGGAGACCCGCAACAAGGCCCGGGCGCTGTTCACCGCCATCGAGCTGGCCCAGGGCCAGGGAGAATGGGAATGA